A portion of the Ralstonia nicotianae genome contains these proteins:
- a CDS encoding YoaK family protein translates to MPIQYLRRLTSPERTDETNRRLGQSLAFVAGAANAGGFLAVRQYTSHMSGIVSAVADDLVLGDVPLVLAGVASLLAFLGGAACTAVLVNWGRRRSTQSAFALPLLLEAALLLGFGLMGASLSHYRVVFVPATVALLCFMMGLQNAIITKISRAEIRTTHVTGLTTDIGIEIGKALYWNRGHRHLHAVVADRSKLRLLSSLLGMFFLGGVTGAMGFKYVGYVATIPLASILMALAVVPVMDDLVARRP, encoded by the coding sequence ATGCCCATCCAGTATCTCCGCCGCCTGACCAGCCCCGAGCGCACCGACGAGACCAATCGTCGGCTCGGGCAGTCGCTGGCGTTCGTCGCCGGCGCGGCCAACGCGGGCGGCTTTCTTGCCGTCAGGCAATACACCTCGCATATGTCGGGCATTGTCTCGGCCGTGGCCGATGACCTGGTGCTGGGCGATGTTCCGCTGGTGCTGGCGGGCGTCGCTTCGCTGCTGGCCTTCCTGGGCGGCGCGGCCTGCACCGCCGTGCTGGTCAACTGGGGGCGCCGCCGCAGCACGCAGAGCGCGTTCGCGCTGCCGCTGCTGCTGGAGGCGGCGCTGCTGCTGGGCTTCGGCCTGATGGGGGCCTCGCTCAGCCACTACCGCGTGGTGTTCGTGCCCGCCACGGTGGCGCTGCTGTGCTTCATGATGGGGCTGCAGAACGCCATCATCACCAAGATCTCCAGGGCGGAAATCCGGACCACGCACGTCACCGGGCTGACCACCGACATCGGGATCGAGATCGGCAAGGCGCTGTACTGGAACCGCGGGCATCGCCACCTCCATGCCGTGGTCGCCGACCGGTCGAAGCTGCGCCTGCTGTCTTCGCTGCTGGGGATGTTCTTCCTGGGCGGCGTGACGGGCGCGATGGGGTTCAAGTACGTCGGCTACGTGGCGACGATCCCGCTGGCATCGATCCTGATGGCGCTGGCGGTGGTGCCGGTGATGGATGATCTGGTGGCACGGCGGCCGTAG
- a CDS encoding NAD(P)/FAD-dependent oxidoreductase: MIKKQDPLNHPESVDVAIIGAGPAGAVAAALLRQAGQQVLVLERQHFPRFSIGESLLPQSMAYLEQAGMLRAVVEAGFQYKNGAYFVHGDKTAAFDFRDKHSDGWGTTYQVERAAFDQILINCAADQGADVRFGHSVRAVQPGDAPVLEVQTESGDTYTVHARFILDASGFGRVLPRLLNLEAPTGMPLRAALFTHVQDALPAGMTDRNKICIAVHPERRDVWYWMIPLANGRSSVGCVAEASFLDIPEAEREAALRALIRAEPNIASLIGDAPFLMPVRHIGGYAANVEKLHGPGYALLGNAGEFLDPVFSSGVTIALRSADLAVRALLRQLAGETVDWQSVYDVPLRRGIDTFRAFIERWYTGELQDIIFHPQQAPGIRRMISAILAGYAWDETNPFVADPVRRLNTLHEVCRLEAV; this comes from the coding sequence ATGATCAAGAAACAGGATCCACTCAATCATCCGGAATCCGTGGACGTAGCCATCATTGGCGCGGGCCCCGCCGGAGCCGTCGCTGCCGCCCTGTTGAGACAGGCTGGGCAGCAGGTGCTCGTGCTCGAACGGCAACATTTTCCGCGTTTCTCGATCGGCGAGAGCCTGCTGCCGCAGAGCATGGCGTATCTGGAGCAGGCCGGCATGCTGCGCGCCGTGGTCGAGGCCGGTTTCCAGTACAAGAACGGCGCGTATTTTGTCCATGGCGACAAGACCGCCGCTTTTGACTTCCGCGACAAACACTCCGATGGCTGGGGAACGACCTACCAGGTCGAACGTGCCGCCTTTGACCAGATTCTGATCAACTGCGCGGCCGATCAGGGCGCGGACGTACGCTTCGGCCACAGCGTGCGCGCCGTGCAGCCCGGCGACGCGCCGGTGCTTGAGGTCCAGACCGAATCCGGTGACACCTACACCGTGCACGCCCGGTTCATCCTGGATGCCAGCGGATTCGGACGCGTGCTGCCCCGCCTGCTGAACCTTGAGGCACCGACCGGCATGCCGCTGCGCGCGGCCCTTTTCACGCACGTACAGGATGCCTTGCCGGCCGGCATGACCGACCGCAACAAGATCTGCATCGCCGTCCATCCCGAGCGGCGCGATGTCTGGTATTGGATGATCCCGCTCGCAAACGGCCGCTCTTCGGTCGGCTGCGTGGCAGAAGCCAGCTTTCTCGATATTCCCGAGGCCGAGCGCGAGGCCGCGTTGCGGGCGCTGATTCGAGCCGAGCCCAACATCGCCTCCCTGATCGGGGATGCCCCCTTCCTGATGCCCGTGCGCCATATCGGGGGATACGCCGCCAACGTCGAGAAACTGCATGGCCCCGGCTACGCGCTGCTCGGCAACGCCGGTGAATTCCTGGACCCCGTGTTCTCTTCCGGCGTGACGATTGCCCTTCGCTCGGCTGATCTCGCCGTGCGAGCGCTGTTGCGACAGCTTGCCGGTGAAACGGTGGACTGGCAGAGCGTCTACGACGTGCCACTGCGGCGCGGCATCGACACGTTCCGCGCGTTTATTGAACGGTGGTACACGGGTGAACTGCAAGACATCATTTTCCACCCGCAGCAGGCACCCGGCATTCGGCGCATGATCAGCGCAATACTGGCGGGTTACGCCTGGGACGAAACCAACCCTTTCGTTGCGGACCCGGTACGGCGCCTGAACACATTGCACGAAGTTTGCCGGCTCGAAGCAGTCTGA
- a CDS encoding class I SAM-dependent methyltransferase, translating into MQSIEVSSAPERIGSFVPETAFGIWFLRTQTWAHHVLRVAVNDLKRLITTSLPVAPVIADVGCGQGISFRLLESAFAPQRMIGIDFHRPSLAAAKQAAAVLATPVDLLHGDCAALPLPDASVDMVFCHQTFHHLVEQDRALAEFHRVLKPGGLLLFAESTEVYIKSWVIRLLFRHPMHVQKSAQGYLDMIRAGGFAFEDRNISLPYLWWSRARDFGLLERLGLHRPKPGKRRETLVNVVAIKHERG; encoded by the coding sequence GTGCAATCCATTGAGGTTTCTTCCGCGCCAGAGCGCATCGGGTCATTTGTTCCGGAAACGGCGTTCGGCATCTGGTTTCTACGCACGCAGACGTGGGCGCATCACGTACTGCGCGTCGCGGTCAACGATTTAAAGCGCCTGATCACGACATCGCTACCGGTTGCGCCCGTGATTGCGGATGTCGGCTGCGGGCAGGGCATCTCGTTCCGCCTGCTCGAAAGCGCGTTCGCGCCGCAACGCATGATCGGCATCGATTTCCATCGTCCGTCCCTGGCGGCCGCCAAGCAGGCCGCCGCGGTGCTGGCTACGCCAGTCGATCTGCTGCACGGTGATTGCGCAGCGCTGCCCTTGCCGGACGCATCCGTTGACATGGTGTTCTGCCATCAGACCTTTCATCATCTGGTCGAGCAGGACCGGGCGCTTGCCGAGTTTCACCGCGTGCTGAAGCCGGGCGGACTGCTGCTGTTTGCGGAGTCGACCGAGGTCTATATCAAGTCCTGGGTGATCCGGCTGCTGTTCCGTCACCCCATGCACGTGCAGAAAAGCGCGCAGGGCTATCTCGACATGATCCGGGCGGGCGGTTTCGCGTTCGAGGACCGGAACATCTCACTGCCGTATCTCTGGTGGAGCCGGGCACGTGATTTCGGCCTGCTGGAAAGACTGGGGCTGCATCGCCCGAAACCGGGAAAGCGGCGCGAGACCCTCGTCAACGTCGTCGCGATCAAGCACGAACGAGGTTGA
- a CDS encoding beta-ketoacyl synthase N-terminal-like domain-containing protein: MGIVSCLGNTLDAVAAALREGRSGLSAVSAWHALGLASQVAGVACVADEAPFPRKFERFMGDTARLACHAARKAVEDAALDPALLQSPHVGAVVGSGSGALSAYDAALAISRSRGVDRVPPYVVPQAMSSTVSANLAQVFGIGGISYSPSSACTTSALAIGQAAHWIRAGQQDIVLAGGAEELHDNYALLFDAMGALSRASADTPHLASRPYDTARDGFVLASGAGVLVLESLTHARARGARIYAEVIGFGQSTDSSSMVSPQAASIARAIRDTLRHTEAPPDYINTHGPSTPSGDLEELRALKAVFGPNTPAFSSTKGLTGHPPGAAGAHEAIYTLLMMRDGFIAGCPNIVTLESEATAMPLVRRSRPADLRTTMSISFGFGGSCAGLMFGADPGDFYS; this comes from the coding sequence ATGGGCATCGTGTCCTGCCTCGGCAATACCCTCGATGCGGTTGCCGCTGCGTTGCGCGAAGGCCGCTCGGGCCTGTCGGCCGTCAGTGCGTGGCACGCGCTCGGACTCGCGAGCCAGGTGGCGGGCGTGGCTTGCGTCGCGGATGAGGCACCGTTCCCCCGCAAGTTCGAGCGGTTCATGGGTGACACCGCACGCTTGGCCTGTCACGCGGCCCGCAAGGCCGTCGAAGACGCGGCACTCGATCCAGCCCTCTTGCAATCGCCTCACGTCGGCGCCGTGGTGGGTTCGGGAAGCGGAGCCCTGTCCGCCTACGATGCGGCACTGGCCATCTCGCGCTCACGCGGCGTGGACCGCGTGCCGCCCTATGTCGTTCCGCAGGCGATGAGCAGCACGGTGTCCGCCAATCTTGCGCAGGTCTTCGGCATCGGCGGCATCAGCTATTCGCCGTCGTCCGCGTGCACCACATCGGCGCTGGCCATCGGGCAGGCCGCGCACTGGATCCGCGCCGGGCAGCAGGACATCGTTCTGGCGGGCGGTGCCGAAGAGCTTCATGACAACTACGCGCTGCTCTTCGATGCCATGGGCGCCCTGTCGCGTGCCAGCGCGGACACGCCGCATCTGGCCTCCCGGCCTTACGACACGGCCCGCGACGGCTTTGTCCTGGCGTCGGGGGCAGGCGTGCTGGTCCTCGAGTCGCTCACGCATGCCCGCGCGCGCGGTGCGCGCATCTACGCGGAGGTCATCGGTTTCGGCCAAAGCACGGACAGCTCGTCGATGGTGTCGCCACAGGCAGCCAGCATCGCCCGCGCCATCCGCGACACGCTGCGACACACAGAGGCACCGCCCGACTACATCAACACGCATGGGCCGTCGACCCCGTCCGGCGACCTCGAGGAGCTCCGCGCGCTCAAGGCTGTATTCGGCCCGAACACACCGGCGTTCTCCTCTACCAAGGGACTGACCGGGCATCCACCCGGTGCGGCGGGTGCCCACGAAGCCATCTACACGCTGCTGATGATGCGCGACGGGTTCATTGCCGGCTGCCCGAATATCGTGACGCTCGAATCGGAGGCCACGGCCATGCCCCTGGTCCGCCGCTCGCGCCCGGCCGACCTTCGTACCACCATGTCCATTTCTTTCGGGTTCGGCGGCAGTTGTGCCGGCCTGATGTTCGGCGCCGATCCCGGCGATTTCTACTCATAA
- a CDS encoding beta-ketoacyl-ACP synthase, translating into MKRVVVTGMGGVTALGSQWSDIQQALQRGRNAVRRMPEWDVFSALHSRLACPLPAFEVPSTYPRKKTRSMGPVSMYAVRATELALADAGLAEDPSISDGRMGVAYGSSSGSVQPIRAFGTMLDTGSMQGITSNSYIQMMPHTTAVNVALFWDLKGRIVPTSCACASGSQAIGYAYEAIAGGKQTLMLAGGAEELSGPAVAVFDTLYATSTRNDAPHLTPRPFDAARDGLVVGEGAATLVLEEYEHARARGAVIHAEIVGFGCNSDGAHMTQPTAATMSHAMRLALQDAGLPQDAIGYVNAHGTSTDLGDVAESRATAEVFRPTLPISSLKSYIGHTLGACGAIEAWWTIEMMKRNWYAPTLNLETVDPACAPLDYIAGNARAIDTEYVMTNNFAFGGINTSLVLKRAP; encoded by the coding sequence ATGAAGCGTGTGGTCGTGACCGGAATGGGCGGCGTGACTGCCCTGGGCTCCCAATGGAGCGACATCCAGCAAGCCTTGCAGCGAGGGCGCAACGCGGTGCGCCGCATGCCCGAATGGGATGTCTTCAGCGCGCTGCATTCACGGCTCGCCTGCCCGCTCCCCGCGTTTGAGGTGCCGTCGACGTATCCGCGCAAGAAGACGCGTTCGATGGGCCCCGTCTCGATGTACGCGGTCCGCGCCACCGAACTGGCGCTGGCGGATGCGGGACTGGCCGAGGACCCCAGCATCAGCGACGGGCGCATGGGCGTGGCCTATGGATCCTCGTCCGGGTCGGTGCAGCCGATCCGGGCATTCGGCACGATGCTCGATACCGGCTCGATGCAGGGGATCACGTCCAACAGTTACATCCAGATGATGCCGCACACGACAGCTGTCAACGTGGCGCTGTTCTGGGACCTGAAAGGCCGCATCGTGCCGACCTCCTGCGCTTGCGCATCGGGCAGCCAGGCGATCGGGTACGCCTACGAGGCGATCGCCGGCGGCAAGCAGACGCTGATGCTCGCGGGTGGCGCGGAAGAATTGTCCGGCCCGGCCGTGGCCGTGTTCGATACGCTGTACGCGACCAGCACGCGCAATGACGCGCCTCACCTGACGCCGCGCCCGTTCGATGCCGCCCGCGACGGCCTGGTGGTTGGCGAGGGTGCGGCCACGCTGGTCCTCGAGGAATACGAACACGCCCGTGCCCGCGGCGCCGTCATCCATGCCGAGATCGTCGGCTTCGGCTGCAACTCCGACGGCGCCCACATGACCCAGCCCACCGCGGCCACGATGAGCCACGCCATGCGGCTCGCGCTGCAGGATGCGGGGCTGCCGCAGGATGCCATCGGATACGTCAACGCCCACGGCACCTCCACGGACCTCGGCGACGTGGCGGAGAGCCGTGCGACGGCCGAAGTCTTCCGGCCCACCTTGCCGATCAGCTCGCTCAAGAGCTACATCGGCCATACGCTGGGCGCGTGCGGCGCCATCGAAGCCTGGTGGACCATCGAAATGATGAAACGCAACTGGTATGCGCCGACCCTCAATCTGGAGACCGTCGACCCGGCTTGCGCCCCGCTCGACTACATCGCAGGCAACGCACGCGCCATCGACACCGAGTACGTGATGACCAACAACTTTGCGTTCGGCGGCATCAATACCTCCCTCGTCCTCAAGCGCGCGCCGTGA
- a CDS encoding 3-ketoacyl-ACP reductase FabG2: MSRRVLVTGASRGIGRAIANRLASDGFEVCVHCRSGRSDAESVVSAIQAQGGTARVVQFDVRDRVACRTLLEADVAEHGAYYGIVLCAGVTRDAAFPALTEEDWDIVLETGLDGFYNVVHPLTMPMIRLRQGGRIVTIASVSGVMGNRGQVNYSAAKAGLIGATKALAVELASRRITVNCVAPGLIDTEMLAEVEHLDHALKTVPMNRVGQPAEVASVVGFLMSDGASYVTRQVIGVNGGMV, translated from the coding sequence ATGAGCCGCCGCGTTCTCGTGACAGGTGCCAGCCGGGGCATCGGTCGCGCCATAGCCAACCGACTGGCATCCGACGGCTTCGAGGTCTGCGTGCATTGCCGCAGCGGGCGCAGCGATGCCGAATCCGTTGTATCGGCCATCCAGGCCCAGGGGGGTACCGCACGCGTGGTGCAGTTTGACGTGCGGGACCGGGTGGCCTGCCGTACCTTGCTGGAGGCCGATGTCGCGGAACACGGCGCCTACTACGGCATCGTCCTGTGCGCGGGTGTGACGCGCGATGCCGCGTTTCCCGCGCTGACCGAGGAGGACTGGGACATCGTGCTCGAAACGGGCCTGGACGGCTTCTACAACGTCGTGCATCCGCTGACCATGCCGATGATCCGGCTGCGCCAGGGCGGGCGCATCGTGACGATCGCATCCGTCTCCGGCGTGATGGGCAACCGTGGGCAGGTCAACTACAGCGCCGCGAAAGCGGGCCTGATCGGCGCGACGAAGGCGCTGGCCGTGGAGCTGGCCTCGCGACGCATTACCGTCAACTGCGTCGCGCCCGGATTGATCGACACCGAGATGCTGGCCGAAGTCGAGCATCTGGACCACGCGCTGAAGACGGTCCCGATGAACCGCGTCGGCCAGCCCGCCGAAGTGGCATCGGTGGTCGGATTCCTGATGTCGGACGGCGCATCGTACGTCACGCGGCAGGTCATCGGCGTCAATGGCGGGATGGTGTGA
- a CDS encoding hotdog family protein encodes MNDRMDTTPPRIEDILPHRGSMLLLAHVDTWDDETLRASAHVDPTAWYADPEGAMPAWFGIELMAQAIAAHVGLLSMREGNPARPGVLLGSRKYEAHAPAFASNQPLSIAVQEVLRSTEGHGAYACTIAAGGRDLAQAVIKVYQPTDFQAFIEGSFAS; translated from the coding sequence ATGAACGACCGCATGGATACCACCCCGCCCCGCATCGAAGACATCCTGCCGCATCGTGGCTCGATGCTCCTGCTGGCGCACGTCGACACGTGGGACGATGAAACCCTGCGGGCATCCGCCCATGTCGATCCGACCGCCTGGTACGCCGATCCCGAGGGGGCCATGCCCGCGTGGTTCGGCATCGAGCTGATGGCACAGGCCATTGCCGCGCATGTCGGACTGCTGTCGATGCGAGAGGGCAACCCCGCGCGTCCGGGCGTATTGCTCGGATCGCGCAAGTACGAGGCGCATGCGCCGGCGTTTGCGTCCAACCAGCCCCTGAGCATCGCCGTGCAGGAGGTGCTGCGCAGCACGGAAGGCCACGGCGCCTATGCCTGCACGATTGCCGCCGGCGGACGCGACCTGGCACAAGCCGTGATCAAGGTCTACCAGCCAACCGATTTCCAAGCCTTTATCGAAGGGAGTTTCGCATCATGA
- a CDS encoding beta-ketoacyl-[acyl-carrier-protein] synthase family protein: MTSSTTSVYLHALGMINALGNDLDTIVRGLATGNSPGMRAIDRPGVGPAMVGQVQTPLECAPPASLARYDCRNNRLLLGALAQIGHALRTACERYGHHRVGVVLGTSTSGVQEAEAALQYKRTHQTLPQAFDYLQMEIGTLAPFAAAALGVSGPAFTISTACTSSAKAFASARRLLRLRLCDAVVVGGVDSLCEMTLQGFGSLEATCTQRTNPMSRNRAGINIGEGAAVFLMTREEGPVRLAGAGESSDAHHISAPDPTGAGAELALRAAMRDAGIDASAIGYVNLHATATRKNDEMEARLMARVFPEGVPASGTKPLTGHTLGAAGATEAGFAWLALTRDDLPLPKHRWDGEADPALPPLDLVENTRRLGAEQYAMSNSFAFGGSNASLILGRG; this comes from the coding sequence ATGACCTCATCCACAACTTCTGTCTACCTGCACGCGTTGGGCATGATCAACGCGCTGGGAAACGACCTCGACACGATCGTCCGGGGTCTCGCGACAGGCAACTCGCCTGGCATGCGCGCCATCGATCGTCCGGGCGTCGGCCCAGCCATGGTCGGTCAGGTGCAGACCCCGCTCGAGTGCGCGCCGCCTGCGTCCCTGGCACGCTATGACTGCCGGAACAATCGGCTGCTGCTCGGCGCGCTGGCGCAGATCGGGCACGCACTCCGGACGGCATGTGAGCGGTATGGGCACCATCGCGTCGGTGTTGTCCTGGGCACCAGCACCTCCGGCGTGCAGGAAGCGGAAGCCGCGCTGCAATACAAGCGCACGCATCAGACCTTGCCGCAGGCGTTCGACTACCTCCAGATGGAAATCGGCACGCTCGCACCGTTTGCCGCTGCCGCGCTAGGTGTCAGCGGACCGGCCTTTACCATTTCCACCGCCTGCACTTCCAGCGCAAAGGCCTTCGCATCGGCCAGGCGCCTGCTCCGCCTGCGCCTGTGCGACGCGGTGGTGGTCGGAGGCGTGGATTCCCTGTGCGAGATGACGCTGCAGGGCTTCGGCTCGCTGGAGGCCACCTGCACCCAGCGCACCAACCCCATGAGCCGGAACCGGGCCGGAATCAACATCGGCGAGGGCGCGGCCGTGTTCCTGATGACGCGCGAGGAAGGGCCGGTGCGGCTGGCCGGGGCGGGCGAATCCAGTGACGCGCACCATATCTCGGCGCCGGACCCGACAGGCGCGGGCGCCGAACTGGCATTGCGGGCAGCCATGCGCGACGCCGGCATCGACGCCAGCGCCATCGGCTATGTCAACCTGCATGCAACCGCCACGCGAAAGAACGATGAAATGGAAGCACGCCTGATGGCACGCGTGTTTCCCGAGGGCGTACCGGCCAGCGGCACCAAACCGCTGACCGGCCATACGCTGGGCGCAGCCGGCGCGACAGAAGCGGGCTTTGCATGGCTCGCCCTCACCCGTGATGACCTCCCCCTGCCAAAGCATCGATGGGACGGCGAAGCCGATCCGGCACTGCCGCCGCTCGACCTGGTGGAAAATACGCGCCGCCTCGGCGCAGAACAGTACGCAATGAGCAATTCGTTCGCCTTTGGCGGCAGCAATGCCAGCCTGATCCTGGGTCGGGGATGA